Below is a window of Leptospiraceae bacterium DNA.
CCCGTGCTTGTCTTGTAGGGTATAATGTTTTAGTCAATGCAACAGATGCAAACCAGGGCTCTGCAATGACATACAATGTCACGGACGTTGCTACTTCTAATAATAGCTGGGGCGCCACGGATGGAACTGGAAAGACTGCCGCCGCTTCTTCTATTTGGCTAGATGGGGTTAATACTGGTTTAACCACAGGAAGAGGAGGGAAAGGCACTCTCTATTTTTGGGCTGCCGGAAATGGGGCAAATGCGAATAATGCGACAACCTTTGGTGGTCTTGAAACCGACAATTCCAATCAGGATGGGCAAGCAAATTATTACGGAGTGGTAGCTATCTGCGGTGTAATGGATAATGGAAAGAGAGTCTATTACTCTGAAAAAGGAGCCAACCTCTGGGTTTGCGGTTACTCGCAAAAAACCACTTACTCCACAACTCAGGATGGAATTTGGACAACTGATATTTCGGGGGTAAATGGTTATAATCCGCTATCGGGTGATTTTCTTGCTTCTGGCTATTCTCAGAGTAGACAATTATCAAATCCAAATTATAGTAAAATCTTTAATGGAACATCTGGCTCGGCTCCCATGGCTACTGCTGCCTCTGCTCTTATTATCAAAGCTAATCCAAATCTTGGGTGGAGAGATGTTAAATTAATTCTTGCTGAATCGGCAAGAAAAAATGATCCCACTGACTCTGATTGGTTAACAAATTTTGGCTCTAAAATTTCAAGTCCCGGCACTAATTATAATATCAGCCATAAATATGGTTTTGGGGTAATTGATATTAGCCGTGCAGTTACTCTGGCTAAGACCTGGACGAATGTGGGCAGCCAGCTTACCTTCGATTCAGGAACAATTACAACGAATTCTCCTTTTAGCAATAACACCACATTAGCCGCTGGCGCCTCTAGCTCACTAACGGTTACTTCTAGTAATACTCCAATCACTAAAATTGAATTTGTTGAACTGACTCTTACTACGGCAAGTGCAGACGCTTCCGATTTAGAAGTTGTGCTTACTTCTCCTTCTGGAAGTTCAAGCACTCTTGCCGAAGCTCATGTCTGTTCCTCCGGCGCAAATACTATGCCATCATCAACCACCCAACTAGGTTCATGTGGAAATTATTCTGGTTGGGTATTCGGATCAGCCAGGCATCTTGGAGAAAGTCCTGTAGGACAATGGACATTACGCGTTGCCGACAGAAGAATTGGAACAGGAGATTCTACCGGTCGTAGTAATGGTGGAATCTTCTACAGTTGGAGAATTAAATTTTACGGAAGAGCAAATTGATAACTCACCATGTAAGAAAATAAAAGTATGGATTTATTTTAGGAAATCAAGAATATTAGAAAAATCAAATAAATCAATAAAAAATCTAGCCCGCGGCAGCGAACCCACCGTTAGGTGTAAACCCCAACATCAGCGCTGGGAACGCTGGTCGCTCACCTAGCGAAAGGTGAGTTATTAAATTTCTTTTGGAGGAAAATAAATGTTTCAGAATATAATTCAGTTTTTTATGTATAGAATTCTCTTTTGTTTTATTATGTTTGGTATATCTGCGTTATCCGCACAGACAAATCGGTTTATATGGCAAGAGGGAGAGAGGCAACACACCGTTTACCTGAATTCTAATTTTGTGGCAGAAATTCAATCACAGGGTAATCAATCGCAAGAAAAAAAAGCTAGAATTCTTTCTGTCACCGATGCAAAACTAAAATCATCTCTCTTAAAAGGCTCTCTTCCCAATACGCATAAAGGAACTTATTCAGAAGTATTCGAAGAGGGCGAAGGCGGAAGGAAAATGACCTTGCCCGGCGATATTTTTATTGAGTTTGACTCTGATTGGAATGAGGATAAGGTCAAAGACTGGGCTCTCAGAGAAAAGTTGACCATTGTTCAAAAACTGAATTCCACAAAGAATTTGTATCGAATTCAGTCTGCTACAGGTGTTGAAAGCCTTCTTTTGGCTAACAGTCTTTTGTCGCAATCAGGAATTAAAGCTGCATTTCCAAACTGGTGGAGAGAGTCTGTGAGAAGATAATTTTAATTAGCCCTAAAGAAAAGGGAAGGATTATTCTTCCACTTTCATTCCCAATTTCTTTTTGAGTTCTATGTTTTCTTGAATCAGTTCTTTTATTTCTTTGTCTGTATACTCGAAAATTCGATTCTGTGCTTTTATAATTTTATCCATATGCATTTCTTCAATGCGAGAAAACTGCAAAGCTTTCTCCGTTGCTTCTTGAATTTCAATCGCTTCTCTCAATTCTTTCTCGCGAAGTGTATCCAATTTTTCGTTTGCCTTAAGTGTTTCAACAAGCTCTAGCATTTCTGCATTTCTCATTTCATTTACTTTTTCCATTGCCTGGTTTACTTCTTGGTTGGATAATTTAATCTTAGCCTCATACTCGAGCATTTTTTCAAATGCTTTGATTATATCCTGTGAGTTCTTATACTCTGTGTGTGCAAGTTCAAACAACCCTTCGAAAAATCCAATATTTGCAAGACAGCCCGCTCCAATTTCTATTGCCG
It encodes the following:
- a CDS encoding S8 family serine peptidase, with translation MQQLLVGAVLLSNVRAPQGQSNNCNTTNFSSDTADDPLFTSEWHLNNSGEDLNLGSLWSTNRGEGIRVAVVDDGLDIYHEDLIANVIQGASYNYGSGYYGFADSISDPYSVEASHGTAVGGVIAARDKNGLGVAGIAPRACLVGYNVLVNATDANQGSAMTYNVTDVATSNNSWGATDGTGKTAAASSIWLDGVNTGLTTGRGGKGTLYFWAAGNGANANNATTFGGLETDNSNQDGQANYYGVVAICGVMDNGKRVYYSEKGANLWVCGYSQKTTYSTTQDGIWTTDISGVNGYNPLSGDFLASGYSQSRQLSNPNYSKIFNGTSGSAPMATAASALIIKANPNLGWRDVKLILAESARKNDPTDSDWLTNFGSKISSPGTNYNISHKYGFGVIDISRAVTLAKTWTNVGSQLTFDSGTITTNSPFSNNTTLAAGASSSLTVTSSNTPITKIEFVELTLTTASADASDLEVVLTSPSGSSSTLAEAHVCSSGANTMPSSTTQLGSCGNYSGWVFGSARHLGESPVGQWTLRVADRRIGTGDSTGRSNGGIFYSWRIKFYGRAN